The Prunus persica cultivar Lovell chromosome G8, Prunus_persica_NCBIv2, whole genome shotgun sequence genome includes a region encoding these proteins:
- the LOC18768995 gene encoding protein PHLOEM PROTEIN 2-LIKE A1, which produces MEESKNDYMVCARDLKIIWSRDRRYWRWVKETENSYVAELLNVCWLKVSGKVENSNLSPGTQYEVVLVAKMKTRAYGWDAPVNFKFTHPGGTKDWTINLENKFKDSKDQWKDIKLGEFIASANPGDIEFWLYKYGGKWKSGLVIKGVAVRPKS; this is translated from the exons ATGGAGGAGTCCAAAAATGACTATATGGTCTGTGCAAGGGATCTCAAAATCATTTGGTCTAGAGACCGTCGTTACTGGCGATGGGTCAAAGAGACAGAAAACAG TTACGTTGCTGAACTGTTAAATGTATGTTGGCTAAAAGTGAGTGGAAAAGTTGAGAACTCAAACCTGTCACCAGGAACTCAGTATGAAGTTGTACTTGTGGCCAAGATGAAAACTAGAGCTTATGGATGGGATGCTccagtgaatttcaaattcacTCACCCAGGTGGTACAAAGGACTGGACCATTAATTTGGAGAATAAGTTTAAGGATAGTAAAGATCAGTGGAAAGATATTAAGTTGGGTGAGTTTATTGCATCTGCAAATCCAGGGGACATCGAGTTTTGGCTGTATAAATATGGTGGGAAATGGAAGAGCGGACTTGTTATCAAGGGTGTTGCCGTTCGACCAAAGAGCTAA
- the LOC18766689 gene encoding protein PHLOEM PROTEIN 2-LIKE A1, with amino-acid sequence MGNAQEKIYSGQTTSNNASEKPTEGGPSSTAAPSDNQKPVQTYGDGKSKWCMVYAKALDITWSGDTRYWRWAKETSGDNFEAAELLNVCWLEVRGKLATTDLSPGTLYEVVFVVKMKTEADGWDAPVNFKFTSPDGALTRNTTFKLREILKDSKDQWKDIPFGEFKAPENPRNIEFSLYEYSRIWKSGLVIKGVAVRPKS; translated from the exons ATGGGGAATGCACAGGAGAAAATATATAGTGGACAAACAACTAGTAACAATGCATCGGAGAAACCAACCGAAGGAGGGCCTTCTTCTACTGCAGCTCCCTCTGATAATCAGAAG CCTGTGCAGACGTATGGCGATGGAAAGTCCAAATGGTGTATGGTGTATGCAAAGGCTCTCGATATCACTTGGTCTGGAGACACTCGTTACTGGCGATGGGCCAAAGAAACTAG TGGTGACAACTTTGAAGCTGCTGAACTGTTAAATGTGTGTTGGCTAGAAGTGCGTGGAAAACTTGCGACCACAGACCTCTCACCAGGAACTCTGTATGAAGTTGTATTTGTGGTCAAGATGAAAACTGAAGCTGATGGATGGGATGCTccagtgaatttcaaattcacTTCCCCAGATGGTGCATTAACAAGGAATACGACATTTAAATTGAGGGAGATTTTGAAGGATAGTAAAGATCAATGGAAAGATATTCCGTTTGGTGAGTTTAAAGCACCCGAAAATCCTAGGAATATCGAGTTTTCGCTGTATGAATATAGTAGGATATGGAAGAGCGGACTTGTTATCAAGGGTGTTGCCGTTCGACCAAAGAGTTAA
- the LOC18766909 gene encoding protein PHLOEM PROTEIN 2-LIKE A1: MGIVPSQPTSGQTTSNNASEKPTEGGPSSTAAPSDNQKVEVKNASDNQKTETQSPVQTYGDGKSKCCMVYAKDLDITWSGDTRYWRWVKETSGGNFEAAELLNVCWLEVRGKLSTTDLSPGTLYEVVFVVKMKTKAYGWDAPVNLKFTPPDGAVSRETTIKLTDLKDSKDEWKDIPFGEFKAPANPGNIEFLLYEYGGRWKSGLVIKGVAVRPKSQVAEYYCNN; this comes from the exons ATGGGGATTGTGCCCTCACAGCCAACTAGTGGACAAACAACTAGTAACAATGCATCGGAGAAACCAACTGAAGGAGGGCCTTCATCTACTGCAGCTCCCTCTGATAATCAGAAGGTAGAAGTCAAAAACGCTTCTGATAATCAGAAGACAGAAACACAATCA CCTGTGCAGACGTATGGTGATGGAAAGTCCAAATGTTGTATGGTGTATGCAAAGGATCTCGATATCACTTGGTCTGGAGACACTCGTTACTGGCGATGGGTCAAAGAAACTAG TGGTGGCAACTTCGAAGCTGCTGAACTGTTAAATGTGTGTTGGCTAGAAGTGCGTGGAAAACTTTCGACCACAGACCTCTCACCAGGAACTCTGTATGAAGTTGTATTTGTGGTCAAGATGAAAACTAAAGCTTATGGATGGGATGCCCCAgtgaatttgaaattcactcCCCCAGATGGTGCAGTTTCAAGGGAGACGACAATTAAATTGACGGATTTGAAGGATAGTAAAGATGAATGGAAAGATATTCCGTTTGGTGAGTTTAAAGCTCCCGCAAATCCTGGGAACATTGAGTTTTTGTTGTATGAATATGGTGGGAGATGGAAGAGCGGACTTGTTATCAAGGGTGTTGCCGTTCGACCAAAGAGCCAAGTTGCAGAATATTATTGCAATAACTAG